The Streptomyces sp. NBC_00459 DNA segment AGATACGCGTGGGGCGAGATCTGGAACCGGCCCGGCCTCGACCGGCGCTCCCGCAGCTGTGTCACCCTCACCGCCCTCGTCGCGGGCGGCCACCTCGACGAACTCGCCTTCCACACCCGAGCCGCCCTCCGCAACGGGCTCACCCCGGTCGAGATCAAGGAAGTGCTGCTCCAGGCCGCCGTCTACTGCGGGGTACCGGCCGCGAACAGCGCGTTCAAGGTGGCCCAGCAGGTCATCCGTGAGGAGACGACCCCCGAGGAGTGACCCGGAAAGCCCGGTGGTGAAACCACCGGCCTCGGCGACCCACCGCCCCGGCCCACGCGGCAGGATGGGATGCATGAAGCTCACGAAGAAGTCGCACGCCTGCATCCGACTGGAGAAGAACGGGCAGACGCTCGTCCTCGACCCCGGGGGATTCAGCGAGGAGGACGCCGCGGCCGGCGCCGACGCGATCCTGGTCACCCACGAGCACGTCGACCACTTCGACGAGGGCAGGCTGCGCACAGCCCTGGACGCCAACCCGGCCGCCGAGCTCTGGACCCTCGCCTCGGTCGCGGAGCAGCTCTCCGCGGCCTTCCCGGGCCGCGTACACACCGTCGGCCACGGCGACACGTTCACCGCCGCCGGCTTCGACGTCCAGGTCCACGGCGAACTGCACGCCGTGATCCACCCGGACATCCCGCGCATCACGAACGTCGGTTACCTCGTCGACGGCGCCGTCTTCCACCCCGGCGACGCCCTCACCGTCCCGGACCACCCGGTCGACACCCTGCTGCTGCCGGTCATGGCCCCGTGGAGCAAGCTCTCCGAGGTCGTCGACTACGTCCGCGAGGTCAAGCCGCAGCGCGCGTACGACATCCACGACGCCCTGCTCACGGACCTCGCCCGCCCGATCTACGACCGGCTGGTCGGCGGCCTGGGCGGCGCCGAGCACCACCGCCTCACGCCAGGGACGTCGGCGGAGGTCTGAGACGCGTTGTCGGACCCGGCGGGTAGGTTGTGAGGCATGCGTATCGCGACCTGGAACGTGAACTCGATCACCGCCCGCCTGCCGAGGCTGCTGGCCTGGCTGGAGAGCACCGGCACGGATGTGCTGTGCCTCCAGGAGGCCAAGGTCGCCGCCGAACAGTTCCCGTCCGACCGACTGCGCGAGCTGGGCTACGAGGTGGCGGTCAACGCGACCGGCAGGTGGAACGGCGTCGCGGTGATCTCCCGCGTGGGCCTGGAGGACGTGGTGCGGGGCCTGCCCGGCGACCCCGGCTACGAGGGCGTCGAGGAACCCCGCGCCGTCTCCGCGACCTGCGGCCCGGTCCGCGTCTGGTCGGTGTACGTGCCGAACGGCCGCGAGGTGGACCACCCGCACTACACCTACAAGCTCGGCTGGTTCGAGGCCTTGAAGGCGGCGGTCGCGGCCGACGCGGCAGGCAGCCGCCCGTTCGCGGTCCTGGGCGACTACAACGTGGCGCCGACGGACGACGACGTCTACGACCTGGCCGCCTTCGAGGGCCTCACCCACGTCACCCCGGCCGAGCGCGCGGCCCTGGCCGCCCTGCGCGAGGCGGGCCTGACGGACGTGGTCCCGCGCCCCCTGAAGTACGACCACCCGTACACGTACTGGGACTACCGCCAGCTCTGCTTCCCCAAGAACCGGGGCATGCGCATCGACCTGGTCTACGGCAACGAGCCGTTCGCCCAGGCCGTGAAGGACGCGTACGTGGACCGCGAGGAGCGGAAGGGCAAGGGGGCGTCGGACCACGCCCCCGTGGTGGTGGACCTGGAGGTGTAGGGGGACCTGCTCATCGCACCCGGGCGGTGCGCCTACGGAACCAACGCCCCGATGTTCACCGCCCCCGCCAGCGCGGCCAACCCCGCGTCGCCCGGATGCAGATGGTCCCCGCTGTCGTACGCGGGCAGCAACCGCGCCGGCTGCGCCGGATCCCGCAGCGCCGCGTCGAAGTCGACGACCCCGTCGAAACCGGAGCCGGAGGAGGAGCCCGACACGGCCTCCTCCCGGATCCAGGTGTTCACGGCCACCCGCTGCCCGTCGACCAGCGAGGTGCACCGCGCCTCACCCCCGCACGGCCCGATCGTCGCGACCAGCACCCGCATCCCGCGCGCCCGCACCCGTTCCGCCAGTCCCTCCAGACCGGCGACGACCTCCTCCGCCGACGCACCCGTCCGCAGGTCGTTCACGCCCTGGAAGACGATCGCCGTACGCGCCGAGGTCTGGGCGAGGACGTCCCGGTCCACGCGGTGCAGGGCGCTCACCCCGCCCGAGTCGGTCGAGACACCGTCGCCCGGATAGCGGTCGGTGAGGACACGGTTCGCGGCGATGCCCTGATTGAGGACGCCGTAGCGGGGGACCGCGCTCTGGGCCAGCAGCCGGTCGGCGAGCACATCGGGCCAGCGCCGGTTCGCGTCCGGGGTCGACCGCTCGCCGTCGGTGATCGAGTCACCGAGCACCACGACCGATCCGGGCCCGCCCCCGACGTCCACCCCGGTGAGCAGCGGCCACGTCGTCAGCGTCGACGTGTACGGCGTCGGGGAGCCGTCCGCCGTGTGGTCGCCCGGCTCGCTGACGTACGAGCGCTGCTGCGCGAGCCGGTGCAGTGGCGCGGCCGTCACCGTGCCCGGCAGATGGAAGCTCACCAGCAGACTGGTGTCCGCGGGCACCGCGAAGTCCAGCGGATCACTGAACGCCTGTGCCCCGGCCGGGAGTTCCACCCCGCTCGCGCCCCGGAACGTCAGCGGCACCGGCGTGTCCCTGGCGGTGGCGCCCGCTGTCTGCACGGCCACCGTCGCACTGCCGATCCGTACCGGCGCCGACGCGAAGGTGTTGTCGAAGCGGACCCGTACCCGTGGCCCGCCGGCCGACGTGTGCACCACCAGCCGCAGCGTCCGGTCGGTCCACGGGCCGACGGTCGCGTACGTCGAGGTCGGCGCCGCCCAACTGCCCGTCCAGCCTGCCGTGTCGGGCCGTACCGAGAGGGCGAACACGTGGAGATCTGCCGCGTAGGGCAGCCGGACGGAGTCGACATGGCGCCCTCGTGCGATCGGCACGGTGACGACGTACAGCCGTGCCTTCTCGGCGAGTTGACCGGTGGGGGTGTTCACGTGCGGCAGCGCGACCGCCTTGGCGCCGAGAGGGCCGGTGCGCCAGTCGGGGGCGGTCAGCCGGTACGAGGACTGTGTGCCGTCCGTGTACGAGACGGTGCCCTCGCCGCTCACGTCGGCGCCGCCGGTGCCGGCGACGAGGAACGCGAGGGCGTCCCCCTCCCCACGGACGCGCACGGGCTGGCCGGCGGCGCGGACGTTGTCCGGCTCGCCCGGCTCCCGGCACGGCCAGGTCAGCCGGGCGCCCTGGACGGTGAGGGCGCGGCCCTCGGTCCAGCCGGCGGCCGTCAGGTCCTGGGCCGACACGGAGGCGCCCGAACCGTCGAAGTCGGCCGCCTCGGGAAGGGTGTCGTCGCTGACGGCGGTGTTGTCGAAGAACCGGGTGAGGGGGAGGGGACCGGTGGCATGGGCGGTGGACGACAGGGGTGTCAGAGTCGCGCAGAGGGCGAGGACGACGCCCGGTCCGCAGAGACCTCGGAATCCCGGTCCCCGCCTGCCTCGGCCACCTCGGCGCATGTCCGCCCCTCCGGTCCGCTGGGTCCGCCGCTCAATGCAGTGTGAAGCTAAGGAGCCACCAGCGGCCCGTCAATGCGGCTGGTGCGCCGGACCGGGACGGACGGGGAACTTGGCCGGAACCGGCGGCCCCGCGCGCCCTGTGGTGCGGTCGGCGGTGTGAATGACACGCTGGACGTATGAACATCCCTTTCCTGGGCAACTGGCGCAAGAGGCATGGACCCGCCCGAGGCGCGGCGGTGTTCTCCGAGGGGGAGCACGACCCCGAGGCGGTCGCCGGGCTCCTCTCCGAGTGCGAGCTGCTCCGCTCCCAGGCGTACCGCGCGGGCGTCGAACTCGACGACTCAGCCGCCTCGTTGGAGGCCCTGGACCAGCTGGTGCCGGGCTGGCGGGACGACGAGGAGTCGCTGGCCTGGCTCGGCAACGACGCAGGCCTCTATCTCGGCACGGTCATCGTGCGGACGGTCCCCGGCGCCGCCTGGGACTTCTGGCCGAACGGCCAGCCCGTCGTACGGCTGTCGTCGGGTCGCGAGTTCGACGTCGTCTCCTCCGGGCACGAGTGGGCGTCCAGTGGCGTTCCCGAGTTGTCGCAGCTGTACGCGGAGGTCGCGGAGTCGTAGACGCGGTGCGGGCATCTGGCGTAAATACGGCTAATGCCCGAAAAGTGCGTGTCGTGCTTTAACTGCGCTCTTGTCTGGATAGTTTGCGGCAACCACGACACAGCTGAAGTGAGTAGGGCTGGGCATGGCCGTCGATCCGTTGATCGAACTGCATGAAGTCAACAAACACTTCGGTGAGCTGCATGTCCTCCAGGACATCAATCTCACCGTGGGCAGGGGGGAGGTGGTCGTTGTCATCGGCCCGTCCGGGTCGGGCAAATCCACTCTGTGCAGGGCGATCAACCGGCTGGAGCCGATCGAGTCCGGGACGATCAGGCTCGACGGCCGGCTGCTGCCCGACGAGGGCAAGTCGCTCGCGCGGCTCCGTGCCGAAGTCGGGATGGTCTTCCAGTCGTTCAATCTCTTCGCCCACAAGACCGTCCTCCAGAACGTCTCGCTGGGCCAGGTCAAGGTGCGCGGGCGCAGGAAGGGCGAGGCCGACACGCGCTCCCGCGAGCTCCTGGACCGGGTGGGCCTCGCCTCCCAGGCGCCGAAGTATCCGGCCCAGCTGTCCGGCGGCCAGCAGCAGCGTGTCGCCATCGCCCGCGCCCTGGCCATGGATCCCAAGGTCATGCTCTTCGACGAGCCGACGTCGGCGCTCGACCCCGAGATGATCAACGAGGTTCTGGAGGTCATGCAGCAACTGGCCCGCGAGGGTATGACGATGGTCGTCGTCACCCACGAGATGGGCTTCGCCCGCTCGGCCGCCAACCGGGTCGTCTTCATGGCCGACGGCCGCATCGTCGAGGACCGCAGCCCCGAGGAGTTCTTCACCGACCCGCGCAGCGACCGTGCCAAGGACTTCCTCTCCAAGATCCTGCGGCACTGAAGCCAACACCGCTGACTGCCAAGGGAGTTGAGGATGTCGTGCACCTACTGACGGACAACCTCCCGACGGCGGCCAGGGCCGGAAAATCGGCCGCGCCGAACCTCGACTACGATTTGCCGTTCATCCCCATCGGGATGTGGACCGAGGTCGAGGCCGTTGCACCGGCCGAATCAGGGACGCTGCTGCCAGGCGGGCAGCGGTAGAAGGGCATGCGCTCGCCCGGCGGCAGCCGGAGATCACTGCTCGCGCAGGGGTCCGACACCCATGAGGGGTCGTTCCCCGGCGGCAGAAGGTCAGCTGCGCGCCGGTCGGGTTGTGCTCGACGCAGAGCGGGTCGACCTGGCCGACCGGCCTGCCGAGGCCGAGCGGGCCCCCGTCGCAGACGTACGCGACGAGGGTGCCGCTCTCCTTGTTTCCGGTGACCGGACCGCCGTGCGGGAGGTGACCGTTCCCCGTACGCGCCGCTACGAGGCGCGGTGGGAGTTGCGTGGAACGGTGGCCGGTACCGGTAGCGGGGTCTGCGCGACCCGGGTGATGTCCGTGACGACCTCGACGACATCGGGTCCGTACGCCTGCGAGTTGACGACCTTCAGGAGCAGGGCGAAGGAGTTGTTGCCGTGTTTACGGGCCAGCCGTTCGTGGTTGCGGGCGAGGTAGCGGGTCGCCGCCTGGTTGGTGATCGCGCGCTGGCCGCAGAAGAGGAAGACCGGTCGGGCTTCGCCGCTCTGGCCGGCGGTGAGCCGTGCGAGGATCACGTACTCGCTCCTGCCCCCCTCCATGCGGTAGCGCTCCGGACCGATCTGGAAGGCACCGCGGTCCGGGCCGGGTTCGGCGTCGACGTTGACAAGGACACCGGGGAGCAGGGAGTGCAGATGCGCCAGCATGCGGCGGTTGGAGGCCGGCCCGCCCACGCAGAACTCGGTCCGCTCGCCGAACCCCTGCTGTGCGGCGTCGTGGGCGACGACCTGGGCGTGGGCGTTGCAGTCCTTGATGAGGGCGGCGAGCTCCAGGAGCGCGAACACGTCGTGCCGCATCACCGTCAACTCGGGGCCGCCGGCCTCCCGGTTCACCACGAGCAGCGACTCGGAGTTGTCCGGCAGCCCGAAGAAGGCCTGCTTACGGCGGAGTTTGCGCTTCCACAGATAGGTGCGGGCCAGCCAGCCGAGGGCTGCGCTGATACCGGCCGCGACCACACCGAGGACGATATTGCGCACATCGTCAGTCATGGGCGCGCATGGTAGCGGTCGACCGCAACGGTGTTCGAGAGGCCCTTACGGGACCGCGGGGATGAAGTTACGCTGCGCGGACGGTCGTTGACTGGAGGTATTGATGCGTCGCCCTGTCGCGCGGAGTCTGGCGGTCCTGGCGGTTTCGGCAACAGTGGTCTCGGTGGGGGCGGCTGCGCCACCTTCCGGCGCCACGTCGGCGGACACGGCTCCGCGGAAGGTCCCGGTCGCCGTCGGGTACGGCGGTGCCGTGGCGAGCGTGGACGCGGATGCCTCGGCCGCCGGGATCGAGATCCTGCGCAAGGGCGGCAACGCGGTGGACGCCGCCGTCGCCACGGCCGCCGCGCTGGGGGTCACGGAGCCCTACTCCAACGGCATCGGCGGAGGCGGCTACTTCGTCTACTACGACGCCAAGTCCCGTACGGTGAGGACGATCGACGGCCGTGAGACCGCGCCCCTGACCGCCGACTCGGGGCTGTTCCTGGAGAACGGGCAGCCGATCGCCTTCGCCGACGCCGTCACCAGCGGACTGGGCGTCGGTACGCCGGGCACGCCGGCGACCTGGCAGGCGGCGCTGGACAGTTGGGGCACCAAGGGGCTCGGGACGCTGCTGAAGCCGGCGGAGCGGCTCGCGCGCGACGGTTTCACGGTGGACGACACGTTCCGGTCGCAGACCGCGTCGAACGAGGCACGGTTCAGGAACTTCCCGGACACGGCGAAGCTGTTCCTGCCGGGCGGTGCCCTGCCGGTGGTCGGGTCGACCTTCAAGAACCCCGATCTGGCGCGCACGTACGAGGAGTTGGCCCGTAAGGGCGTCGGTGTCCTCTATCGGGGGAAGCTGGCGAAGGAGATCGTCGACACGGTCAACAAACCGCCGGTGGACCCGGGTTCGGGCTACAACGCGCGTCCCGGCGAGCTGTCGCTGAAGGATCTGGCGGCGTACCAGGCGAAGCGTCAGGCGCCCTCGAAGACGACGTACCGAGGCCTGGGCGTCTACTCCATGGCACCCTCCTCGTCGGGCGGCACGACGGTCGGCGAGGCCCTCAACATCCTTGAGAGGACGGATCTTTCGAAGGCGAGCGAGGTCCAGTTCCTGCACCGATACATCGAGGCGAGCCGGATCGCCTTCGCGGACCGGGGGCGCTGGGTGGGCGACCCGGCCTTCGAGGACGTACCGACGAAGGAGCTGCTGTCGCAGTCGTACGCCGACTCGCGGGAGTGCCTGATCAAGGACGACGCGGTGCTGACGAGCCCGGTCGCGCCGGGCGACCCGCGCAACCCCGCCGCCTGCAACACCAGCGGGGTCGCGGCGCCGACGACGTACGAGGGCGAGAACACGACACACCTGACGGTGGCCGACAAGTGGGGCAACGTCGTGTCCTACACGCTGACCATCGAGCAGACCGGCGGCAGCGGCATCACGGTCCCGGGCCGCGGGTTCATCCTCAACAACGAGCTGACGGACTTCTCCTTCGCCCCGGCCAGCCCGGCCGTCCACGACCCGAACCTGCCGGGCCCTGGCAAGCGGCCGCGCTCGTCGATGTCCCCGACGATCGTCCTGGACGCCCACGGCAGGCCGGTGGTGGCCCTTGGCTCGCCCGGCGGCGCGAGCATCATCACGACCGTGCTGCAGACCCTGACGGGCTTCCTCGACCGGGGGCTTCCGCTGGTCGACGCCATCGCCGCGCCGCGCGCGAGCCAGCGCAACCAGACGACCACCGAGCTCGAACCGAGCCTGTGGAACAGCGAGTTGCGGACCAGGTTGGAGGCGATCGGCCACGGCTTCCGGCTCAACCCAGAGATCGGCGCGGCGACCGGCGTTCAGCGTCTGCCGAACGGCAAGTGGCTGGCGGCGGCGGAGACGGTACGACGGGGCGGCGGGTCGGCCATGGTGGTGCGGCCGGCGTCCTGAATCATCCGGTGGCGGGCGGCGGCACGATGTCCGAGGCCGGCCGCCCGTCCTGGTGGCGGCCTACGGTCGCCGCGGGCCAGGTGTACTCGAACTCCGTCAGGGTGAAGCCCGCGGCCATCCGCAGAGGCCGTTCCGCCGTTCGCAGGCCGCCCGCGCGCTCGTAGAACGAGATCGCGCGGGCGTTGCCGCGCAGCACCTCCAGGTAGACGTCCTGGCCGGGGTGCCGACGGGCCGCCCAGGCGAAGCCGTGGTGCAGCAGGGTGCGGCCGATGCCGGTGCCGACGTGGCCCGGCCGGGCGTGCAGGTTGTCCACGTGGACCCGGCCGTCCGCAGCCGTGTCCAGATGGACGAAGCCGCGCAGCTCGCCGTCCTGCTCGGCCAGCAGCAGGCACCGGTCGTGGGACCGTGCCGTCGTGCGGGCCCGCCACTTGGCGAGGTGCTCCGCCGCCAGCGGGCCGTCCAGATACGCGGCGGGCATCAGCTCCGCGTACGCGCTGCGCCAACTGGCCGTGTGCAGGGCCGCGATGCTCTCCGCGTCGTCGGAGGTGCCGTTCCTGATGAGCGGGGAGCCGTAGGTCACGCCCGGCTCGTGTGCGCGTCCTGCCGGGCTGTGAGTACCCGGGGCCCCGACTCCGTGATCGCCACCGTGTGTTCCGCGTGGGCCGCGCGGGAACCGTCGTTCGTGCGGAGGGTCCAGCCGTCCGGGGCCTCGTGGTAGCCGTCCCTGCCGCTGCCGATCAGCATCGGCTCGATCGCCAGGACCAGGCCGTGGCGCAGCGGCATGCCCCGGCCCGGGCGGCCCTCGTTGGGGACCGGGGGGTCCTCGTGCATACGGCGGCCGATGCCGTGGCCGCCGAAGCCCTCCGGGATGCCGTAGCCCGCGGTGCGGCACACCTCGCCGATCGCGTGCGCGATGTCGCCGACGCGGTTGCCGACGACCGCCGCCGCGATGCCCGCCGCGAGGGCCCGCTCGGCGGTCCCGACGAGCCGTACGTCGGCGGGACGCGGCTCGCCCACGATGAAGCTGATCGCCGAGTCGCCCGCCCAGCCGCCCAGTTCGGCGCCGAAGTCGGCGGAGACGAGGTCACCGTCGCGCAGCCGGTAGTCGTCCGGGATGCCGTGCACGATCGCGTCGTTCACCGAGAGGCAGAGCACCGCCGGGAACGGGGTGGGCGCGAAGGAGGGGCGATAGCCGAGGAAGGGGGAGGTCGCCCCGGCCGCGCGCAGCACCTCGTGCGCCACCTCGTCCAGCTCCTTCAGGGAAACGCCCACGTCAGCGGCTTCCCGAACGGCAGTCAGGCCTCTGCCGACGACCTGGCCCGTCTCATACATGGCGTCGATTGCTGTGTCCGTCTTGAGTTCCACCATGCCAATTACTATACCGGTATTAGAATGGTGGCATGGTACGCACTCCTCTCACCCCCGAAGAGCGTGAACGCGGCGAGCGGCTCGGCCGACTGCTGCGTGAGGCGCGTGGTGGCCGCAGCATGGCGGAGATCGCGGCCCGCGCCGGTATCTCCGCCGAGACCCTCCGCAAGATCGAGACCGGCCGTGCGCCGACCCCGGCCTTCTTCACGGTCGCGGCGCTCGCCCGCGTCCTCGGACTGTCCATGGACGAACTGGTCGGGCGGTGCGAGCCGCTGGCCCCGGTCGCCGCGTGAGCCCCGAGGGGCGGTTCCGGCCAATTGGTCGGCGACTCACGTCACGTTCCGCTCGGCGCGCGGTACTCTGCGTCCGGTCCGAAAACCCCCCGTAGCCCATCCGTAACACAGTTGGTGTTTTCTACGAGGCGGAGAACTCCGGTCGGGCATGGGGTGGACGTCATGGCGGTGGAACAACTCCCGGGGCAGGTGCGGGAGTTCGCGCGGTATCTGAACGGCCTGTTGGCCCGCCTGGATCAGGGCGCGGGCTGGTGCGGCGTGTTCTGGGAACGCGACCCCGACGGTATGCGTGCCTGTCTGGAGGCGTACGAGGTACCGCCCTGGGACGTCGTGGAGGCGCTCCTCCAGGATCTCGCCACCGTGTACGGAACAGGGGCCGTGACCCCCGAGGCCGAGCGGGCGCGTGCTCTGCACCAGGCCTCGCTCATCGAGTTCGACGCCCGCCCCGGTGCCCGTGACACCCTCGGGGACCGGCTCGATGTCATGCTCCGGGAGCAGAAGTACGCCGCGGACCGGCTCGCCGACCTGGGGCGCTCGCTCGGTTCCGCCGCCACCCACGAAGAGGCCGAAGGTCTCCGCCTCGACCTCGCCTGGGCCCACGACGACCATGAACGTGCCACCGCGCGCTGCGCCGAACTCCGTCACCGCCTCGATCAGTTGGCCCGCCTGACGATGAGCCGGGCGCCCTTCCGGCGCCGCGACCGCGACGACGATGCGGACGTCTTCGCAGGCCGCGTCGCCGACGCCCCGCATCCCGCCGACGCGCACGACGGCGACCCCCTGAGCCTGCCGAGACAACGCACCGACACCGACGACACGGCCGGCCGGTACGACGACCAGCGCGGCGGCGGCGCTCACCGACAGCACCCGACCACCGGATACGAGAACGGTCCCGACTCCCCGCGTCGGACCTCGGACGGCCCCACCCCGGCCCGCCCCGGAGACGACCGGGGCGCAGGCGGCCAAGGCTCCGGCGACCGGACGGCCGCCTGGCGCGAGGGCATCGACCGCCCCGACCGCACGGACGACCACGACGCCGTCCGCTCCGCCCGCGGAGACGGCCGCGGTCCCGGCCGTCAGGGCTCCGACGACGAGGCACCCGCCGGGCGTGACGGAGTCCGCCCCGCGGCCCACCAGGTCGACGCTCCCGGCACCTCGGAGCCCTCGGCCGAGCGTACGGCCCCGCAACTCCCCGCCGACTGGTACGAGCCCCCGGCGCCTGCCGCCGACCCCGTCCCCGAGCCGGCTCCCGCGGACTCCCGCCCCGCGCCCAAGCAGCGCTCCAAGCGCCGTGCCCGTGGCGGTGCCCGGTTCGCCGGGATGACCGACGACGCGGACACCGGCGCCACGCCCGTCCTCGACCCCACCCCCGCACCGGCCGCACCCGCACCCGCGCCCGCCGCCCCGAGTCGCCGTACCCCGCGTGGCGCACGGTTCGCCGGGGCCCCCGCTGCCGCCAAGTCCGCGGCTCCCGTGCGGGAGGCGCTGGACGACGACGCCCGGCACGACACCATCGACGCCGTCCGCAACCTCGTACGACTGCGCGGCGAGGGACGCAGCGGCGAGGCGCACGCGCTGCTCGTCGAGGCCTCCCACTGGCCCGCCGCCCGCTTTCCGCTGCTCGCCGCCGAGCTGAACCGCGCGGGGCTGGCCGCCGACTGGGCCACCCTGCTCTGGGAGGCCGCCTCCCTGCCGGCCGACCGGCTGGTCGCCGCCGCCGACGCGCTCGTCGCGGCCGGGCGGGGACACGACGGCCAGCAGATTCTGCGGCAGGGCATCGTCCGGCCGGCCCAGGAGGTGGGCGAGGCCGTCCTCCGGCTCGCCGAGGAGGGCAGGCAGCGTGAGGTGCGTGCGCTGCTCGACGCGTACGTCCGGGTCCGCACCCCCGAGGAGGTCGTCCGCAGTGTCGCCGTCGATCCCCAGCGCCTCGTGCCGCTGCTCCTGGAGGCGGCCCGGGGTGCCTCCGAGGACCGGTACTGGGATCTGGTGCACGCCCTGCGCGTCGCGGGGCACAGCGCGTAACCCGGCCGGCCGCGACTCGCCCACCGGGGTGTGAAACGTGATCGACTCCGCGGGTTAACGGCGATGGTCTTGGCAAGGCTCTTCCGGAGGCTTACTTTCAAGCCCCTACGACCTCTGTCTACGGGCGTAGAGGCTCTCTGACGTCCAGCCGGAAGGAGCAGGTCATGGCCAACGTCGTACGTGCCGCTCTGGTTCAGGCCACCTGGACCGGTGACACCGGGTCCATGGTCGCCAAACATGTGGAGCACGCCCGTGAGGCCGCCCGGCAGGGCGCCAAGGTCATCGGATTCCAGGAAGTCTTCAACGCGCCCTACTTCTGCCAGGTCCAGGAGCCCGAGCACTACCGCTGGGCCGAGC contains these protein-coding regions:
- a CDS encoding MBL fold metallo-hydrolase produces the protein MKLTKKSHACIRLEKNGQTLVLDPGGFSEEDAAAGADAILVTHEHVDHFDEGRLRTALDANPAAELWTLASVAEQLSAAFPGRVHTVGHGDTFTAAGFDVQVHGELHAVIHPDIPRITNVGYLVDGAVFHPGDALTVPDHPVDTLLLPVMAPWSKLSEVVDYVREVKPQRAYDIHDALLTDLARPIYDRLVGGLGGAEHHRLTPGTSAEV
- a CDS encoding exodeoxyribonuclease III — protein: MRIATWNVNSITARLPRLLAWLESTGTDVLCLQEAKVAAEQFPSDRLRELGYEVAVNATGRWNGVAVISRVGLEDVVRGLPGDPGYEGVEEPRAVSATCGPVRVWSVYVPNGREVDHPHYTYKLGWFEALKAAVAADAAGSRPFAVLGDYNVAPTDDDVYDLAAFEGLTHVTPAERAALAALREAGLTDVVPRPLKYDHPYTYWDYRQLCFPKNRGMRIDLVYGNEPFAQAVKDAYVDREERKGKGASDHAPVVVDLEV
- a CDS encoding GDSL-type esterase/lipase family protein, which produces MRRGGRGRRGPGFRGLCGPGVVLALCATLTPLSSTAHATGPLPLTRFFDNTAVSDDTLPEAADFDGSGASVSAQDLTAAGWTEGRALTVQGARLTWPCREPGEPDNVRAAGQPVRVRGEGDALAFLVAGTGGADVSGEGTVSYTDGTQSSYRLTAPDWRTGPLGAKAVALPHVNTPTGQLAEKARLYVVTVPIARGRHVDSVRLPYAADLHVFALSVRPDTAGWTGSWAAPTSTYATVGPWTDRTLRLVVHTSAGGPRVRVRFDNTFASAPVRIGSATVAVQTAGATARDTPVPLTFRGASGVELPAGAQAFSDPLDFAVPADTSLLVSFHLPGTVTAAPLHRLAQQRSYVSEPGDHTADGSPTPYTSTLTTWPLLTGVDVGGGPGSVVVLGDSITDGERSTPDANRRWPDVLADRLLAQSAVPRYGVLNQGIAANRVLTDRYPGDGVSTDSGGVSALHRVDRDVLAQTSARTAIVFQGVNDLRTGASAEEVVAGLEGLAERVRARGMRVLVATIGPCGGEARCTSLVDGQRVAVNTWIREEAVSGSSSGSGFDGVVDFDAALRDPAQPARLLPAYDSGDHLHPGDAGLAALAGAVNIGALVP
- a CDS encoding DUF6278 family protein encodes the protein MNIPFLGNWRKRHGPARGAAVFSEGEHDPEAVAGLLSECELLRSQAYRAGVELDDSAASLEALDQLVPGWRDDEESLAWLGNDAGLYLGTVIVRTVPGAAWDFWPNGQPVVRLSSGREFDVVSSGHEWASSGVPELSQLYAEVAES
- a CDS encoding amino acid ABC transporter ATP-binding protein, with the translated sequence MAVDPLIELHEVNKHFGELHVLQDINLTVGRGEVVVVIGPSGSGKSTLCRAINRLEPIESGTIRLDGRLLPDEGKSLARLRAEVGMVFQSFNLFAHKTVLQNVSLGQVKVRGRRKGEADTRSRELLDRVGLASQAPKYPAQLSGGQQQRVAIARALAMDPKVMLFDEPTSALDPEMINEVLEVMQQLAREGMTMVVVTHEMGFARSAANRVVFMADGRIVEDRSPEEFFTDPRSDRAKDFLSKILRH
- the ggt gene encoding gamma-glutamyltransferase, which produces MRRPVARSLAVLAVSATVVSVGAAAPPSGATSADTAPRKVPVAVGYGGAVASVDADASAAGIEILRKGGNAVDAAVATAAALGVTEPYSNGIGGGGYFVYYDAKSRTVRTIDGRETAPLTADSGLFLENGQPIAFADAVTSGLGVGTPGTPATWQAALDSWGTKGLGTLLKPAERLARDGFTVDDTFRSQTASNEARFRNFPDTAKLFLPGGALPVVGSTFKNPDLARTYEELARKGVGVLYRGKLAKEIVDTVNKPPVDPGSGYNARPGELSLKDLAAYQAKRQAPSKTTYRGLGVYSMAPSSSGGTTVGEALNILERTDLSKASEVQFLHRYIEASRIAFADRGRWVGDPAFEDVPTKELLSQSYADSRECLIKDDAVLTSPVAPGDPRNPAACNTSGVAAPTTYEGENTTHLTVADKWGNVVSYTLTIEQTGGSGITVPGRGFILNNELTDFSFAPASPAVHDPNLPGPGKRPRSSMSPTIVLDAHGRPVVALGSPGGASIITTVLQTLTGFLDRGLPLVDAIAAPRASQRNQTTTELEPSLWNSELRTRLEAIGHGFRLNPEIGAATGVQRLPNGKWLAAAETVRRGGGSAMVVRPAS
- a CDS encoding GNAT family N-acetyltransferase; the protein is MTYGSPLIRNGTSDDAESIAALHTASWRSAYAELMPAAYLDGPLAAEHLAKWRARTTARSHDRCLLLAEQDGELRGFVHLDTAADGRVHVDNLHARPGHVGTGIGRTLLHHGFAWAARRHPGQDVYLEVLRGNARAISFYERAGGLRTAERPLRMAAGFTLTEFEYTWPAATVGRHQDGRPASDIVPPPATG
- the map gene encoding type I methionyl aminopeptidase, which encodes MVELKTDTAIDAMYETGQVVGRGLTAVREAADVGVSLKELDEVAHEVLRAAGATSPFLGYRPSFAPTPFPAVLCLSVNDAIVHGIPDDYRLRDGDLVSADFGAELGGWAGDSAISFIVGEPRPADVRLVGTAERALAAGIAAAVVGNRVGDIAHAIGEVCRTAGYGIPEGFGGHGIGRRMHEDPPVPNEGRPGRGMPLRHGLVLAIEPMLIGSGRDGYHEAPDGWTLRTNDGSRAAHAEHTVAITESGPRVLTARQDAHTSRA
- a CDS encoding helix-turn-helix domain-containing protein, producing MVRTPLTPEERERGERLGRLLREARGGRSMAEIAARAGISAETLRKIETGRAPTPAFFTVAALARVLGLSMDELVGRCEPLAPVAA